In the genome of Desulfomicrobium apsheronum, the window GCTACGCGCGGCTGACTGATGCCCATACGCCGGGCAACGTCGGCTTGGCTCATGCCCGCCCGCTTCCTGGCCAGGATCATTTTCTTGATGAACGAGAATTCCTGTTCCAGAGCATCATATTCCCGCGCATATTCCGGATCGTCCTGCAACATCTGATTATGTACGGTTTTTGCGTCGATCATATTTCGTTTTCTCCACATCTTTTCAAAGCCAAGTGTATTTCGTTGAGCGGCGTCTTCTGTGTTTTCTTAACGAAGAATCGAACAACGACCACCCGCCGCCCGGTCACCATCACATAAAGTCCCCTGGCTATTCCGTCCCGGCCCTGGGCCCTCATCTCCCATATCCGGCCTTGGATACGCCGTGCATGAGGCATGCACAACGCGTCTTGCCCCATGTCCGCCACCAACCCAAAAATTCTCTGAAAGCGGGCGCGAATCTCAGCGGGAAGCTCTTTGAACTCCCCTAGGGCTTCTTCCAGCAATTCAACCTTCCAGATTTTCATTTATAACTCTACGGTTATTATTTGTCCATGGCCCCGGTGACTGTTTTCCCCTGTGGCCAAGCCTGATTTCATGGCTTAACCACTCGAGAATCCCACAATAATAAGCAATTCAGAGCTCAAGGCATCAAATACCGAAAATTCTACTTGTCAGTGCTTACAAACTATCGGTCGGGGGTTCGAGTCCTCCCTGGCGCGCCACCATAAAAAAAAGGGGCTGGATGTAAAAATCCAGCCCCTTACGCATTTCCGAGAGATCGTTCCCCTCATTATTCCCGGCACACGACCATATGTTGCGTCGCTATCCGGACGACACGTCCTCTTGCTTCACGGCGTCTTTGGCACAAACAGCACCGGGCCGGGGTAGTCGCGCATCATGCCGTCCGATGTGAGCAGGGTTATTCCCTCGCTCTTGGCCTGCGCCAGAAGCATCCTGTCGAAAGGGTCCTTGTGGAACATTGGCAGGTCGATGACCGCCAGGGCATGCAGGCTTGTGATGCACAGTTCGTTGTATTGGTTATCCAGCAGGCCACGCCGCAGCACTTCCGGATCGACCCTGAAGTCGCTTCTTCCAAGGCTTTTCTTAATGCCGATCTCCCAGATGCTCGCGGAGCTGAAATAAAGCGTGTTCTTCACGTCACCCACCAAGCTTTCAGCCTTGCCGGGCAAGGTACCAGCCGCCGCCCACAGCAACATGTGCGTATCGAGGAGCAGTTTCATCTGGCACCTTCAAACAGGCACTGTATTTCTTCTTTGCCCATGGAGTCAAAATCGTCCGGGACTTCGATCATGCCCTGCAAAAAACCGATCCTTTTTGCGGGATCCGGCGGTACCTTGAACGCGGTGACAGTAACCATGGGCTTACCGGCCTT includes:
- a CDS encoding helix-turn-helix domain-containing protein, with the translated sequence MIDAKTVHNQMLQDDPEYAREYDALEQEFSFIKKMILARKRAGMSQADVARRMGISQPRVAKIESGSNISLDILRRYAKATGSDLVIDFAVPVNERRTLR
- a CDS encoding type II toxin-antitoxin system RelE/ParE family toxin, giving the protein MKIWKVELLEEALGEFKELPAEIRARFQRIFGLVADMGQDALCMPHARRIQGRIWEMRAQGRDGIARGLYVMVTGRRVVVVRFFVKKTQKTPLNEIHLALKRCGENEI
- a CDS encoding type II toxin-antitoxin system VapC family toxin, with amino-acid sequence MKLLLDTHMLLWAAAGTLPGKAESLVGDVKNTLYFSSASIWEIGIKKSLGRSDFRVDPEVLRRGLLDNQYNELCITSLHALAVIDLPMFHKDPFDRMLLAQAKSEGITLLTSDGMMRDYPGPVLFVPKTP
- a CDS encoding type II toxin-antitoxin system Phd/YefM family antitoxin, which produces MHQVNIHDAKTNLSRLIEQAVNGEPFVIAKAGKPMVTVTAFKVPPDPAKRIGFLQGMIEVPDDFDSMGKEEIQCLFEGAR